A single region of the Pontibacter kalidii genome encodes:
- a CDS encoding cytochrome c oxidase subunit 3, which produces MNQDKKNQVNPKQRSAFKRIERMHPIRMLLYLSMVGIGVLFFVLVVAFARTGGFPPGQFDLPKFFSISTIILLFSSYTISKVPRFYKQEKLKKMARYLGATLGLGLLFIGAQLIGWNEMTKTGVYFSDKSSGTYLYLISALHILHLLGGIIFLSFMVFKTIYVNSDAVRSLVFIRDPFRRLQLSMLNSYWHFLDFLWLGLYLVLLFIA; this is translated from the coding sequence ATGAACCAGGATAAAAAGAACCAAGTAAACCCAAAGCAGCGGTCAGCCTTTAAGCGGATCGAGCGGATGCACCCGATCAGGATGCTGCTGTACCTGAGCATGGTAGGCATTGGGGTGCTGTTCTTTGTGCTGGTGGTGGCTTTTGCCCGTACCGGGGGATTTCCGCCAGGGCAATTCGATCTTCCGAAGTTCTTCAGCATCAGTACCATTATTCTGCTTTTTAGCAGCTATACCATCTCCAAGGTGCCTCGCTTTTATAAGCAGGAAAAGTTAAAGAAAATGGCGCGCTACCTGGGCGCTACACTTGGCCTCGGGCTTCTGTTTATCGGGGCACAGCTCATCGGCTGGAACGAAATGACGAAAACGGGCGTGTACTTTTCCGACAAATCTTCCGGCACCTACCTGTACCTGATTTCGGCGCTGCACATCCTGCACCTGTTGGGTGGTATTATTTTTCTGTCGTTTATGGTGTTTAAGACGATCTATGTGAATAGCGACGCCGTGCGCAGCCTTGTCTTTATCCGTGACCCTTTCCGCCGTCTGCAGCTTTCCATGCTCAACAGTTACTGGCATTTTCTCGATTTTCTGTGGCTGGGCCTGTACCTAGTGCTGCTCTTTATTGCCTAA
- a CDS encoding gliding motility-associated C-terminal domain-containing protein — translation MLQRLLLLTFLMCTSFYAARATHIVGGEFEMQHLSGYNYKLSLNLYFDVVNGSIGAKDPYVSANIFSKATNRNVGRVTLNQSSTTRVPYTNIACTVGELVTDKIIYTSNIYLDPNIYNEPDGYYITWERCCRNRTINNIVRPEDAAQVFYMEFPPVIKSGQFFENSSPILFPPLSDYACVDELFYFEFNGTDPDGDSLVYDMVTPLNGYTYPDEPAYYNITYPPSYIRAPMPAPYPLIQWLPGYNTSTQIQGSPALNIDQNSGMLTMRPDRKGLFVFGIRVQEYRNGAKIGEVRRDFQVLVLDCPRNQTPQVIAQQKGKKNLYQEGEVLRISSSSTERCLNVFFTDPDMSEYVELRARPVNFSNASYTFTGDTRGIINQGTSQDTLSATVCFDECFSTEGKVYQMDFIVKDDGCSLPRQDTVRVSFVIDPLPDAPPAVTLSTSKRVFEVREGDRIDFNVLGLDPDKDEVLLSAAGRDFDIATEQISFENRSGPGEVTSPFTWDITCETMKKEQYTLDFTVRSTACNEEKTRTETIEVRTISNNHEPTIGSDQEITTIELEVGQPFSANIFGRDVDQDMLSLLASIEGSSLEQYGMQFSSTGGAGAADGVFTWTPTCEAYQQDNLRVKFSLAEEACDSSPDKELTLEFVLKAPNNAPTLTSDQSTSTFALKLDDAFEANFEGLDLDLNNLILSAEGEGFNLADYGMAFSATGAAGEAKGKFTWVANCPAAQQEVLRVNFILQEDACDPQPQRLTMEFRVEAPKIADYVPANIFTPNGDGKNDFFYIPNLPPEFCTATFTSIKVYNRWGREVYRSTDSSFRWDGSEVNDGVYFYVIDYGTTTYKGSVTIVR, via the coding sequence ATGCTGCAACGTTTACTCCTCCTGACTTTCCTGATGTGCACCAGCTTTTATGCCGCGCGTGCCACGCATATTGTGGGCGGCGAGTTTGAGATGCAACACCTGAGCGGATATAACTACAAGCTAAGCCTGAACCTTTACTTTGATGTGGTAAATGGAAGCATCGGCGCGAAAGACCCCTATGTCTCTGCCAACATCTTCAGCAAGGCAACCAACAGGAACGTTGGCCGTGTCACCCTGAACCAGTCCAGCACCACCCGGGTGCCTTATACCAATATTGCCTGCACGGTGGGTGAGCTGGTGACGGACAAGATCATTTATACTTCCAACATCTACCTGGACCCGAACATCTACAACGAGCCAGACGGCTATTATATAACCTGGGAGCGCTGCTGCCGCAACCGCACCATCAACAACATTGTAAGGCCGGAGGACGCCGCGCAGGTGTTTTACATGGAGTTTCCGCCGGTTATCAAGAGCGGCCAATTCTTCGAGAACTCCTCTCCTATCCTTTTCCCGCCCCTGAGCGACTACGCCTGCGTGGATGAACTGTTCTATTTCGAGTTTAACGGCACCGACCCGGACGGAGACTCACTGGTTTACGACATGGTCACCCCCCTCAACGGCTATACCTATCCAGACGAGCCGGCCTACTACAACATCACCTACCCGCCCAGCTATATCAGGGCCCCGATGCCAGCCCCTTACCCGCTCATCCAGTGGCTGCCGGGCTACAACACCTCCACCCAGATACAGGGCTCACCAGCCTTGAACATAGACCAGAACAGCGGCATGCTGACGATGCGTCCGGATCGCAAAGGCCTCTTCGTATTTGGTATCCGGGTGCAGGAGTACCGCAACGGAGCGAAAATAGGCGAGGTAAGGCGCGATTTCCAGGTGTTGGTGCTGGACTGCCCCCGCAACCAGACGCCCCAGGTGATCGCTCAGCAGAAAGGCAAAAAGAATCTCTACCAGGAGGGGGAAGTGCTGCGAATCAGTTCCTCCAGTACCGAACGCTGCCTGAACGTGTTCTTCACCGACCCGGATATGAGCGAGTACGTGGAGCTGCGGGCGCGGCCGGTTAACTTCTCTAACGCAAGTTATACTTTTACCGGCGACACCAGGGGCATTATCAACCAGGGCACAAGCCAGGACACGTTAAGTGCCACCGTTTGCTTTGATGAATGCTTCAGTACCGAGGGCAAGGTCTATCAGATGGATTTCATTGTGAAGGACGATGGCTGCAGCCTGCCCCGGCAGGACACGGTGCGGGTAAGCTTTGTGATCGACCCATTGCCCGACGCGCCGCCAGCCGTAACGCTCTCCACCAGCAAGCGCGTATTCGAGGTGCGGGAGGGCGACCGTATTGATTTTAACGTGCTGGGCCTGGACCCAGACAAAGACGAGGTCTTGCTCTCCGCCGCAGGCAGAGACTTTGATATAGCAACTGAGCAGATAAGCTTCGAGAACAGAAGCGGCCCCGGAGAGGTTACCTCCCCCTTCACCTGGGACATCACCTGCGAGACGATGAAGAAAGAGCAGTATACGCTGGATTTTACCGTCAGGAGCACGGCCTGTAACGAGGAGAAGACCCGGACCGAGACGATTGAGGTAAGGACGATCTCCAATAACCATGAGCCTACCATCGGCTCAGACCAGGAGATCACCACGATAGAGTTGGAGGTGGGGCAGCCTTTTAGCGCCAACATCTTTGGTCGCGATGTGGACCAGGACATGCTCTCGCTCCTGGCCAGCATAGAAGGCTCCTCGCTGGAGCAGTATGGCATGCAGTTCAGCAGCACGGGTGGAGCCGGCGCGGCAGACGGCGTATTTACCTGGACCCCCACCTGCGAGGCATACCAGCAAGACAACCTGCGTGTGAAATTCAGCCTGGCCGAGGAAGCCTGCGACTCCTCGCCGGATAAGGAACTGACGCTGGAGTTTGTGTTAAAGGCGCCCAACAACGCGCCCACCCTTACCTCAGACCAAAGCACGTCTACCTTTGCCCTGAAGCTGGACGATGCCTTTGAGGCCAACTTTGAAGGGCTGGACCTGGACCTAAACAACCTGATTCTTTCGGCAGAGGGGGAAGGCTTCAACCTGGCAGACTACGGCATGGCGTTCTCGGCTACGGGCGCCGCCGGGGAGGCCAAGGGCAAGTTCACCTGGGTGGCCAACTGCCCTGCCGCCCAACAAGAGGTGCTGCGCGTCAACTTTATACTGCAGGAGGATGCCTGCGATCCGCAGCCCCAGCGCCTGACGATGGAGTTCCGGGTAGAGGCACCCAAGATCGCCGACTACGTGCCGGCCAACATCTTCACCCCCAACGGCGATGGCAAGAACGATTTCTTCTACATCCCGAACCTGCCCCCTGAGTTCTGTACCGCCACCTTCACCAGCATCAAGGTCTACAATCGCTGGGGGCGCGAAGTATACCGCAGCACCGACAGCAGCTTCAGGTGGGACGGCAGCGAGGTCAACGACGGCGTATATTTTTACGTGATCGACTACGGCACCACTACCTACAAAGGCAGCGTTACTATTGTCCGGTAG
- a CDS encoding DUF2147 domain-containing protein, which translates to MKKHLLPLLMLMLFTSAAWAQNMSPIGLWTNEEGKAKFEIYKCGDKLCGKIVSLKEPLRNGKPKLDDNNPDKKLRSRPLIGMRFMDGFEYDGNNKWDDGTIYDPESGKTYSCYMKMTGKDKMEVKGYIGISLIGRTQYWTRVE; encoded by the coding sequence ATGAAAAAGCACCTCTTACCCCTTTTAATGCTCATGCTATTTACATCAGCCGCCTGGGCCCAGAACATGTCACCGATCGGGCTTTGGACGAATGAAGAGGGCAAGGCCAAGTTTGAGATCTACAAGTGCGGAGACAAGCTGTGCGGTAAGATCGTATCGCTAAAGGAGCCCCTGCGCAACGGCAAGCCCAAGCTGGACGATAACAACCCGGATAAGAAACTGCGCAGCAGACCATTGATAGGCATGCGGTTTATGGATGGCTTTGAGTATGACGGCAACAATAAGTGGGATGATGGCACCATTTACGATCCGGAGAGCGGCAAAACCTACAGCTGCTACATGAAGATGACCGGCAAAGACAAAATGGAGGTGAAAGGGTACATTGGCATCTCGCTGATTGGCCGCACGCAGTACTGGACGAGGGTAGAGTAA
- a CDS encoding C40 family peptidase produces the protein MKKTLLIMISPVALLALLLLFMPQHFASSNSNYTDASEARPAVAHNYPAASARKAADKPTVTANLRENASADETQELVNYALTLMGTPYVWAGETPEGFDCSGFITHVYDRYDVALPHSSCMQAEEGEQVTRQEAGPGDLVIFTGTNPQVREPGHVGIVISQPGDTIEFVHSSSNGGVKLSQVEGSGYEVRFLQVRRVL, from the coding sequence ATGAAAAAGACTTTGCTCATCATGATCTCCCCGGTTGCACTACTGGCCCTGCTCCTGCTCTTTATGCCGCAGCACTTTGCCAGTTCCAACTCGAACTATACTGATGCTTCCGAAGCAAGGCCTGCGGTGGCACACAACTACCCTGCCGCTTCTGCCAGAAAAGCTGCCGATAAGCCTACAGTTACAGCCAACCTAAGGGAAAATGCTTCCGCGGATGAGACCCAGGAATTGGTAAATTATGCGCTGACATTAATGGGAACGCCATACGTTTGGGCCGGTGAGACACCGGAAGGTTTTGACTGCTCCGGTTTTATTACGCACGTGTATGACCGGTATGACGTGGCGTTGCCTCATTCCTCGTGCATGCAGGCCGAGGAGGGTGAGCAGGTAACACGGCAGGAGGCTGGCCCGGGTGACCTGGTGATCTTTACCGGCACGAACCCGCAGGTGCGTGAGCCCGGCCACGTGGGCATTGTCATCTCCCAGCCCGGCGATACCATTGAGTTCGTGCATTCCTCGTCGAACGGGGGCGTGAAGTTAAGCCAAGTGGAAGGTAGCGGCTATGAGGTGCGTTTTCTGCAGGTGCGCCGTGTACTGTAA
- a CDS encoding M61 family metallopeptidase yields MLKHNRFKLPLLIVLFLSLGNAAAALAAELRYTLSMPEPHTHYFEVEAELSGARNKYIDFTMPVWAPGSYLVREFAKNVESFEATDGNGKALRSEKIDKNTWRVYSNKARVVRAKYDVYAYEMSVRTSFLDASHGYVNGTSIFMYPEGYEKQQGTLVVKPFTGWDKVSTGLKSTGKFTYTFPNYDILADSPLEIGTHEVYEFTAAGVPHELAMYGGGNYEPKKLMADMTRVIEEAVKLMGELPVDRYVFIVHNLERGGGGLEHLNSTTLQTSRWNYGNESSYHGFLALVAHEYFHLWNVKRLRPAPLGPFDYNNENYTRLLWVSEGITSYYDDLLVRRAGFYSPDRYLGIVAGSINSVENTPGNKIQTVAESSFDAWIKYYRRNENSSNAEVSYYTKGGVLGHLLNMEIMEATNGEKSLDDVMRYMYERYYKKLDRAFTEAEFKEAIEKVSGRNMDAFFRSFVHGTESPDYNTYFDAAGLQLVNTNEGSKAINWGASTYMSGGKLMVRGVSRGSSAWEAGLNANDEIIAFNGYRASDNLESQIASMSIGDTAEVLISRDGRLQTLEVKMLQDNNVRYQFIRVDNPTPTQEKIFNTWLNISNS; encoded by the coding sequence ATGCTCAAACACAACCGATTTAAACTACCACTCTTAATTGTTCTATTCCTGAGTCTGGGGAATGCGGCGGCGGCCCTGGCGGCAGAGCTGCGTTATACCCTCTCCATGCCCGAGCCACACACGCACTACTTTGAAGTGGAGGCGGAGCTGAGTGGCGCCCGCAATAAATACATCGATTTTACCATGCCCGTATGGGCGCCGGGCTCTTACCTGGTGCGCGAGTTTGCCAAAAACGTGGAAAGCTTCGAGGCCACCGACGGAAACGGAAAGGCACTGCGAAGCGAGAAAATTGACAAGAACACCTGGCGCGTGTACAGCAACAAAGCCCGTGTGGTGCGCGCTAAGTACGATGTGTATGCTTATGAGATGAGCGTGCGCACAAGTTTCCTGGACGCCTCGCACGGTTATGTGAACGGCACTAGCATCTTTATGTATCCGGAAGGGTATGAGAAGCAGCAGGGCACGCTGGTGGTAAAACCCTTTACTGGCTGGGATAAAGTTTCCACCGGACTGAAAAGCACCGGTAAGTTCACCTATACTTTCCCGAACTATGACATCCTCGCGGACTCTCCGCTGGAGATCGGTACGCATGAGGTATACGAGTTTACGGCCGCAGGCGTGCCGCACGAACTGGCTATGTACGGCGGTGGCAACTATGAGCCAAAGAAGCTGATGGCCGACATGACCAGGGTGATTGAGGAGGCTGTAAAGCTGATGGGCGAGCTGCCAGTAGACCGCTACGTATTTATTGTACACAACCTGGAGCGCGGCGGCGGCGGACTGGAGCACCTGAACTCTACCACGTTGCAAACCTCCCGCTGGAACTATGGCAACGAGAGCAGCTACCATGGTTTTCTGGCGCTGGTGGCCCATGAGTACTTCCACCTCTGGAACGTGAAGCGCCTGCGCCCCGCACCGCTTGGCCCTTTTGATTACAACAACGAGAACTATACGCGCCTGCTGTGGGTGTCGGAGGGCATCACCAGCTACTACGATGACCTGCTGGTGCGCCGTGCTGGGTTCTACTCGCCGGACCGCTACCTGGGCATTGTGGCCGGGAGCATCAACTCGGTGGAGAACACCCCAGGCAATAAAATTCAGACGGTGGCTGAATCGAGCTTCGATGCCTGGATCAAGTATTACCGCCGCAACGAGAACTCGAGCAATGCGGAGGTGTCTTACTACACCAAGGGCGGCGTGCTGGGCCACCTGCTGAATATGGAGATCATGGAGGCCACGAATGGCGAAAAGAGCCTGGACGACGTGATGCGCTATATGTATGAGCGCTACTACAAAAAGTTGGACCGCGCCTTTACTGAGGCTGAGTTCAAGGAGGCCATCGAGAAAGTATCCGGCCGTAATATGGATGCCTTTTTCCGCAGCTTTGTGCACGGCACCGAATCGCCGGATTACAACACGTATTTTGACGCGGCGGGCCTGCAGCTGGTGAATACAAACGAGGGCAGCAAGGCTATCAACTGGGGAGCCTCCACCTACATGTCGGGGGGCAAGCTGATGGTGCGTGGCGTTAGCCGTGGCAGCAGTGCCTGGGAGGCCGGGCTGAACGCGAACGACGAGATCATTGCCTTTAACGGCTACCGTGCCAGCGATAACCTGGAAAGCCAGATAGCAAGTATGAGCATCGGAGATACGGCCGAGGTGCTCATCTCCCGTGACGGCAGGCTGCAGACGCTGGAGGTGAAGATGCTGCAGGACAACAACGTGCGCTACCAGTTCATCCGCGTGGACAACCCCACGCCAACACAGGAGAAGATCTTCAACACCTGGCTGAACATCAGCAACAGCTAA
- a CDS encoding SIMPL domain-containing protein, with protein MNRNHLLLPSLVLGISLIVCAVLLSQVFRFRDQANQTINVTGSAKREITSDLGILRSSIQAEAPTAEAAYRRLLEQRPGVLNYLKEKGFNDADVELQTINLNPIYEVTSQGYSTNRIIQYNANQMVQVTSKDVQQIKAVSLDMTSLVRQGINIMVMPPEYYYTKLADLKIEIQADAAKDALNRARKIAEATGSDLGSITNARMGVIQITPVNSNMIADYGINDATSIEKEITAVVSASFRLD; from the coding sequence ATGAACCGAAATCACCTCCTGCTCCCATCCCTCGTGCTTGGCATCAGCCTGATCGTTTGCGCCGTTTTACTGTCGCAGGTCTTCAGGTTCCGCGACCAGGCAAACCAGACCATCAACGTTACCGGCTCCGCCAAGCGGGAGATTACCTCTGACCTAGGCATTCTGCGCAGCAGCATTCAGGCGGAGGCCCCCACCGCTGAGGCAGCCTACCGGCGCCTGCTGGAACAACGCCCCGGTGTGCTGAATTACCTCAAGGAAAAAGGCTTTAACGATGCCGATGTAGAGCTCCAAACAATCAACCTGAACCCGATTTACGAAGTAACCAGCCAAGGCTACAGCACCAACCGCATCATACAGTATAATGCCAACCAAATGGTACAGGTGACCTCCAAGGATGTGCAGCAGATAAAGGCCGTTTCGCTGGACATGACCTCGCTGGTGCGCCAGGGAATCAACATCATGGTGATGCCGCCCGAGTACTACTACACCAAGCTGGCCGACCTGAAGATTGAGATACAGGCGGATGCCGCCAAGGATGCGCTGAACCGAGCCCGCAAGATAGCCGAAGCCACCGGCAGCGACCTCGGCTCCATCACCAATGCCCGTATGGGTGTTATACAGATCACGCCGGTTAACTCTAACATGATTGCGGATTACGGCATTAACGACGCCACTTCCATAGAAAAAGAAATTACGGCGGTGGTGAGCGCTTCTTTCCGACTGGATTAG